From Miscanthus floridulus cultivar M001 chromosome 15, ASM1932011v1, whole genome shotgun sequence, the proteins below share one genomic window:
- the LOC136508753 gene encoding uncharacterized protein: MVVLGGADDPRHKIGDSVVDHSRQQHPAGLPEKPSNVSPNNDNGNPFDRMQNSVSDAYKYYYDPPSESDWQSTSSPSSTRQMLGDEHRNIGSSVRSSVGSSSHQRPSSSTSRRFTVPFVKKIDWSSLWDKSKEWILNPMNMALSVWILAVGVSGAILFMVMTRMLNRVLPSKPQRDTWFEVNNQILNALFTLMCLYQHPRRFYHLALLCRWRADDMHQLRQVYCKDGTCKPNERKHMMVVTLLLHLNCFAQYALCGLNLGYRRPQRPVIGVALTISVAICAPAVAGLYNNLSPLGKDYEAQPEADDEESQLQRKTTETERRYSLVPRQGHGESAGNPPQWVGGLFEDLWEDMSLAYLSVFCSCCVFGWNMSRLGLGNMYVHVATFVLLCLAPFFIFDLAAISVDDEAVRDALGLAGVFLCVLGLLYGGFWRIQMRRRFSLPENRACCGRPDLTDCMLWLCCYSCALAQEVRTADAYEVVMVQDTLQDKRTMPMHHRHPTLQEELSMMQEPLRFAGAFTSPPLTPTAAADARSGNDGVTVPPSSVSATHI, from the coding sequence ATGGTCGTTTTGGGTGGTGCCGATGATCCGAGGCACAAAATTGGTGACAGTGTTGTTGATCATTCACGCCAACAACATCCAGCAGGATTACCGGAGAAACCCAGTAATGTCAGTCCAAATAATGACAATGGAAATCCATTTGACCGCATGCAGAATTCAGTCTCCGATGCATACAAGTACTACTACGATCCACCATCCGAATCTGATTGGCAGTCCACCTCATCACCTTCCTCCACTCGACAAATGCTTGGAGATGAGCACAGAAATATTGGCTCGTCTGTCCGCTCGTCAGTAGGATCGTCATCTCATCAGAGgccatcatcttcaacatcaagacGTTTCACGGTGCCCTTTGTGAAGAAGATCGACTGGAGCTCCCTGTGGGACAAGTCCAAGGAGTGGATTCTGAACCCCATGAACATGGCTCTGTCCGTCTGGATCCTCGCCGTGGGCGTCTCTGGCGCCATCCTCTTCATGGTCATGACTAGGATGCTCAACCGCGTCCTGCCAAGCAAGCCGCAGCGAGACACGTGGTTCGAGGTGAACAACCAAATCCTGAACGCGCTCTTCACCCTCATGTGCCTGTACCAGCATCCAAGGAGGTTCTACCACCTCGCCCTCCTGTGCCGCTGGAGAGCCGACGACATGCATCAGCTCCGGCAAGTATACTGCAAGGACGGAACCTGCAAGCCCAACGAGAGGAAGCATATGATGGTTGTCACCCTGCTGCTCCACTTAAACTGCTTTGCTCAGTACGCTCTGTGTGGCCTGAACCTTGGTTACCGAAGACCACAGCGTCCGGTGATTGGAGTTGCCCTCACCATATCGGTTGCCATCTGCGCACCGGCCGTTGCCGGCCTGTACAATAACCTCAGTCCTCTTGGGAAAGACTACGAGGCCCAGCCGGAGGCAGACGACGAAGAGTCACAGCTCCAACGGAAAACAACCGAGACCGAGAGGAGGTACTCATTAGTGCCACGACAAGGCCATGGCGAGTCCGCTGGCAACCCACCGCAGTGGGTCGGTGGGCTTTTCGAGGATCTGTGGGAGGATATGTCGCTGGCATACCTGTCGGTGTTCTGCAGCTGCTGCGTGTTCGGCTGGAACATGAGCAGGCTCGGCTTGGGCAACATGTACGTCCACGTCGCTACCTTCGTGCTCCTGTGCCTCGCGCCATTCTTCATCTTCGACCTGGCGGCCATCAGCGTGGACGACGAGGCCGTCAGGGACGCGCTGGGGCTGGCCGGCGTCTTCCTCTGCGTGCTCGGCCTGCTCTACGGCGGCTTCTGGAGGATCCAGATGCGCAGGCGGTTCAGCCTCCCCGAGAACCGCGCCTGCTGCGGCAGGCCTGACCTCACCGACTGCATGCTGTGGCTCTGCTGCTACTCGTGCGCTCTGGCGCAGGAGGTCCGCACGGCCGATGCCTACGAGGTGGTGATGGTGCAGGACACGCTGCAAGACAAGCGGACAATGCCGATGCATCACCGCCATCCGACTCTGCAGGAAGAGCTGTCGATGATGCAGGAGCCCCTCAGGTTTGCAGGTGCCTTCACTTCGCCTCCTCTAACTCCaacagctgctgctgatgcaagATCAGGAAACGACGGTGTCACCGTGCCCCCTTCGTCAGTCTCAGCTACACATATATAG